One part of the Ciona intestinalis chromosome 5, KH, whole genome shotgun sequence genome encodes these proteins:
- the LOC100184137 gene encoding ELL-associated factor 1-like isoform X2: MDSNLMFSNDGTVHTIEMGNTFRKKKRTAFHTVRYDFKPASVDLNQEGQMDVGENNDVTVTLPHSQGSQSVYKGSKKPVQKECVLIYDPTSGSFTLERITSQIQVKKTRQAGNIKPQQTSTLPPANPLKMPKKKATKKSAIQKLVKQAHVLPEDNDDEAYGIPRVINNQPSEYDIRNPPPQEVHEPVVQKHETTGNAGTLSSSDDDDSSSSGSSSSDDSTSSLECSKKLDDGKIYIKALNSDFKSLHDDLRLSDSDSESDSD; this comes from the exons ATGGAttcaaatttaatgttttctaACGATGGGACAGTTCATACAATTGAAATGGGAAATACATTTCGTAAAAAGAAGAGAACTGCCTTTCATACTGTTAGAT ATGACTTTAAACCTGCCTCTGTTGATTTAAACCAAGAAGGTCAAATGGATGTTGGCGAAAATAATGATGTTACAGTTACTTTGCCTCATTCACAAGGATCACAAAGTGTTTATAAAGGTTCAAAGAAACCAGTCCAAaaggaatgtgttttaatatatgatCCTACAAGTGGGAGTTTTACTTTAGAAAGAATAACATCacaaatacaagtaaaaaagACAAG ACAAGCTGGAAACATTAAGCCACAACAAACCAGCACTTTACCTCCAGCAAATCCTTTGAAAATGCCCAAGAAAAAGGCCACGAAAAAGAGTGCGATTCAAAAACTGGTGAAACAAGCCCATGTTCTTCCTGAA GATAATGATGATGAAGCTTATGGAATACCAAGAGTGATAAACAATCAACCATCAGAATATGACATACGGAACCCACCACCTCAAGAGGTACACGAACCTGTTGTCCAGAAACATGAAACAACCGGTAATG caGGAACACTGAGTAGTTCGGATGATGATGATTCGAGCAGTTCGGGAAGTTCAAGTTCAGATGATTCAACCAGTAGTTTGGAATGCTCAAAAAAGCTTGATGAtggtaaaatatacataaaag caTTAAATTCTGACTTCAAAAGTCTTCATGACGATCTACGACTTAGTGACTCAGATTCGGAATCGGACTCAGATTGA
- the LOC100184137 gene encoding ELL-associated factor 1-like isoform X1 yields the protein MDSNLMFSNDGTVHTIEMGNTFRKKKRTAFHTVRYDFKPASVDLNQEGQMDVGENNDVTVTLPHSQGSQSVYKGSKKPVQKECVLIYDPTSGSFTLERITSQIQVKKTRQAGNIKPQQTSTLPPANPLKMPKKKATKKSAIQKLVKQAHVLPEVMKCDDNDDEAYGIPRVINNQPSEYDIRNPPPQEVHEPVVQKHETTGNAGTLSSSDDDDSSSSGSSSSDDSTSSLECSKKLDDGKIYIKALNSDFKSLHDDLRLSDSDSESDSD from the exons ATGGAttcaaatttaatgttttctaACGATGGGACAGTTCATACAATTGAAATGGGAAATACATTTCGTAAAAAGAAGAGAACTGCCTTTCATACTGTTAGAT ATGACTTTAAACCTGCCTCTGTTGATTTAAACCAAGAAGGTCAAATGGATGTTGGCGAAAATAATGATGTTACAGTTACTTTGCCTCATTCACAAGGATCACAAAGTGTTTATAAAGGTTCAAAGAAACCAGTCCAAaaggaatgtgttttaatatatgatCCTACAAGTGGGAGTTTTACTTTAGAAAGAATAACATCacaaatacaagtaaaaaagACAAG ACAAGCTGGAAACATTAAGCCACAACAAACCAGCACTTTACCTCCAGCAAATCCTTTGAAAATGCCCAAGAAAAAGGCCACGAAAAAGAGTGCGATTCAAAAACTGGTGAAACAAGCCCATGTTCTTCCTGAAGTTATGAAATGCGAT GATAATGATGATGAAGCTTATGGAATACCAAGAGTGATAAACAATCAACCATCAGAATATGACATACGGAACCCACCACCTCAAGAGGTACACGAACCTGTTGTCCAGAAACATGAAACAACCGGTAATG caGGAACACTGAGTAGTTCGGATGATGATGATTCGAGCAGTTCGGGAAGTTCAAGTTCAGATGATTCAACCAGTAGTTTGGAATGCTCAAAAAAGCTTGATGAtggtaaaatatacataaaag caTTAAATTCTGACTTCAAAAGTCTTCATGACGATCTACGACTTAGTGACTCAGATTCGGAATCGGACTCAGATTGA
- the LOC100184137 gene encoding ELL-associated factor 1-like isoform X3, whose amino-acid sequence MDSNLMFSNDGTVHTIEMGNTFRKKKRTAFHTVRYDFKPASVDLNQEGQMDVGENNDVTVTLPHSQGSQSVYKGSKKPVQKECVLIYDPTSGSFTLERITSQIQVKKTRQAGNIKPQQTSTLPPANPLKMPKKKATKKSAIQKLVKQAHVLPEVMKCDDNDDEAYGIPRVINNQPSEYDIRNPPPQEVHEPVVQKHETTGNAGTLSSSDDDDSSSSGSSSSDDSTSSLECSKKLDDALNSDFKSLHDDLRLSDSDSESDSD is encoded by the exons ATGGAttcaaatttaatgttttctaACGATGGGACAGTTCATACAATTGAAATGGGAAATACATTTCGTAAAAAGAAGAGAACTGCCTTTCATACTGTTAGAT ATGACTTTAAACCTGCCTCTGTTGATTTAAACCAAGAAGGTCAAATGGATGTTGGCGAAAATAATGATGTTACAGTTACTTTGCCTCATTCACAAGGATCACAAAGTGTTTATAAAGGTTCAAAGAAACCAGTCCAAaaggaatgtgttttaatatatgatCCTACAAGTGGGAGTTTTACTTTAGAAAGAATAACATCacaaatacaagtaaaaaagACAAG ACAAGCTGGAAACATTAAGCCACAACAAACCAGCACTTTACCTCCAGCAAATCCTTTGAAAATGCCCAAGAAAAAGGCCACGAAAAAGAGTGCGATTCAAAAACTGGTGAAACAAGCCCATGTTCTTCCTGAAGTTATGAAATGCGAT GATAATGATGATGAAGCTTATGGAATACCAAGAGTGATAAACAATCAACCATCAGAATATGACATACGGAACCCACCACCTCAAGAGGTACACGAACCTGTTGTCCAGAAACATGAAACAACCGGTAATG caGGAACACTGAGTAGTTCGGATGATGATGATTCGAGCAGTTCGGGAAGTTCAAGTTCAGATGATTCAACCAGTAGTTTGGAATGCTCAAAAAAGCTTGATGAtg caTTAAATTCTGACTTCAAAAGTCTTCATGACGATCTACGACTTAGTGACTCAGATTCGGAATCGGACTCAGATTGA